Proteins encoded within one genomic window of Sminthopsis crassicaudata isolate SCR6 chromosome X, ASM4859323v1, whole genome shotgun sequence:
- the SLC25A53 gene encoding solute carrier family 25 member 53, whose translation MEEQPEVPHKEPEEVKTENSSEDNRWHSRSYTLGAISSFLSTFVTFPIYKLVFRQQIHAVSVPEAVNQLHQEGPRRFYRGIYPPLLAKTLQGTLLFGTHDNLLQALSPTGHSRLWQRWVAGFLSGAAEAVVLTPFERVQNVLQDGRKDARFPSTSSILQEFNSYGFWERLAMGYYRGFFPVLLRNSLGSALYFSFKDPIRDSLTEQGLPFWVPALVSGSVNGTLTCLLLYPLSVLVANMQSQVGWQEAPGLWASAQAVWEARGRKLFLLYRGGSLVILRSCVTWGLTTAIHDFLQENNRPKVEESD comes from the coding sequence ATGGAGGAGCAGCCTGAGGTTCCCCACAAAGAACCGGAAGAAGTCAAAACAGAAAACAGCTCAGAAGACAACCGCTGGCACTCTCGAAGCTACACCCTCGGAGCCATCTCCAGTTTCCTGTCAACATTTGTGACCTTTCCCATCTACAAGCTCGTGTTCCGCCAGCAGATCCATGCCGTGTCTGTGCCGGAGGCTGTCAATCAGCTGCACCAGGAGGGTCCTCGCCGCTTCTACCGGGGAATCTACCCACCCCTTCTGGCCAAGACCCTGCAGGGGACCCTGCTCTTCGGCACCCACGACAATCTGCTCCAAGCTCTCTCTCCCACCGGACACTCCAGGCTATGGCAGCGCTGGGTCGCTGGATTCCTGTCAGGGGCAGCGGAAGCTGTAGTGTTGACCCCCTTTGAACGAGTACAGAATGTGCTTCAAGATGGACGGAAGGATGCCCGCTTCCCCAGCACCTCCAGCATTCTACAGGAATTCAACTCCTATGGCTTCTGGGAACGGCTAGCCATGGGCTACTATCGAGGCTTCTTTCCTGTCCTCCTGAGAAACAGTCTGGGAAGTGCTCTCTACTTCTCTTTCAAAGATCCCATCCGAGACAGCCTGACAGAACAAGGTTTGCCCTTCTGGGTCCCGGCTCTCGTGTCTGGCAGTGTCAATGGCACCCTCACATGTCTACTGCTTTACCCACTCAGTGTCCTAGTTGCCAACATGCAGTCACAGGTAGGTTGGCAGGAAGCACCCGGCCTGTGGGCTTCTGCTCAGGCTGTTTGGGAAGCTAGGGGACGGAAGCTGTTTCTGCTCTACCGAGGTGGTTCTTTAGTCATCCTACGTTCCTGTGTGACCTGGGGACTTACCACTGCTATCCATGATTTCTTGCAGGAAAACAACCGCCCCAAGGTAGAGGAGAGTGACTGA
- the LOC141548851 gene encoding uncharacterized protein LOC141548851 isoform X1: MQAGEPMSGPAPVPKRDEALGEPEPDQEQPKPSSGAEVETGPKVETGPKAETGTKAETGPKAETKPTPEAVAETETEAETETEAETETETEADTETETETETEAKAETSTKAETRSGARPKHRAWTGIDTGAKAGARARAEARARVEALAARMLQTTRLGPPASQFRPKVEQAGWSGTGQGRTGRRRESRLVPSIDGAFRMAFPGEESVPGGCFSSSSTFWGHLLMDRPPTGEQTPLETTPPVSKPPTKMCGKPDLSEVKKFDKRKLRKTTTVEKNTLPSKETIEQEKELDKSS, encoded by the exons ATGCAAGCCGGTGAACCGATGTCGGGGCCGGCTCCGGTGCCTAAACGCGACGAAGCCCTGGGGGAGCCCGAGCCAGACCAAGAGCAGCCAAAGCCCAGCTCTGGAGCTGAGGTCGAGACTGGGCCCAAGGTCGAGACTGGGCCCAAGGCCGAGACCGGGACCAAAGCCGAGACTGGGCCCAAGGCTGAGACCAAGCCCACGCCTGAGGCCGTAGCTGAGACCGAAACCGAGGCAGAGACCGAGACCGAGGCCGAGACTGAGACCGAGACCGAGGCCGATACTGAGACAGAGACGGAGACCGAGACCGAAGCCAAGGCCGAGACCAGTACCAAGGCCGAGACCAGGAGCGGGGCCAGGCCCAAGCATAGGGCCTGGACCGGCATTGACACCGGGGCCAAGGCCGGAGCTAGGGCCAGGGCCGAGGCTAGAGCCAGAGTTGAGGCCCTGGCGGCTCGCATGTTGCAGACCACCAGGCTCGGCCCCCCTGCCTCGCAGTTCCGTCCTAAGGTTGAGCAAGCGGGCTGGAGTGGAACCGGGCAGGGGCGTACCGGGAGGAGGCGTGAGAGCCGGCTGGTCCCCTCCATCGACGGGGCCTTTAGGATGGCTTTTCCTGGGGAGGAAAGTGTTCCTGGGGGCTGCTTCTCATCAAGCTCTACTTTTTGGGGACATCTCCTCATGGATCGCCCCCCCACTGGTGAACAAACCCCATTAGAGACCACGCCTCCTGTCAGCAAACCCCCTA cCAAAATGTGTGGCAAACCAGACCTCTCTGAAGTGAAAAAATTTGACAAGAGAAAGCTGAGAAAGACCACCACGGTGGAGAAGAATACTCTTCCTTCTAAGGAAA CCATCGAACAGGAGAAGGAACTTGACAAGTCTTCCTAG
- the LOC141548851 gene encoding thymosin beta-15A homolog isoform X2, producing the protein MCGKPDLSEVKKFDKRKLRKTTTVEKNTLPSKETIEQEKELDKSS; encoded by the exons ATGTGTGGCAAACCAGACCTCTCTGAAGTGAAAAAATTTGACAAGAGAAAGCTGAGAAAGACCACCACGGTGGAGAAGAATACTCTTCCTTCTAAGGAAA CCATCGAACAGGAGAAGGAACTTGACAAGTCTTCCTAG